CTTACTCTCCAGGCAGATGCCGGATTGATCCAGCGCGGCGGAACTATCATCGGGACCTCAAACAGGGATAATCCGTTTTCATACCGGGAGAGGGTAAGCGGTCAGAATATAATCCATGATGTAAGCGACAGGGTTGTAAAAAACTACGCAAAAAACGAATTGGATGCTTTGGTGGTTATTGGCGGCGATGGCACTCTAAGCACTGCGCTAAAACTTTCCGAAATGGGCATTAATATAGTTGGCGTTCCCAAGACCATCGATAACGATCTCTCTGCCACAGACTATACATTCGGTTTTGATACTGCAGTAAACATAGTTACTGACGCGATCGACCGCCTGAAGACCACCGCCGAATCCCACGACAGGGTTATGGTCGTCGAGGTCATGGGGCGTGATACCGGCTGGATCGCACTCTATTCCGGCCTTGCCGGTGGCGCCAACATTATACTTATACCGGAAATTCCTTACGATATAGACAAGGTATGCAAGAAGATATATGAGAGGAAAAGCCAGGGGAAAAACTTTTCCATCGTAGTCGTCGCGGAGGGGGCAAAACCGCTTGGAGGCGAAGTCACGGTTAAGCGCCATGTAGACGACCCTACCATTTCCATCAGACTCGGCGGCGTAGGCAATGTTATCGGCGACGACATTGAAGAACGGACAAATATCGAGACCAGGGTTACCGCGCTTGGCCATATACAACGCGGGGGAAAGCCTTCGGCCTTTGACAGGGTCCTCTGCTCGAGGCTTGGCGTAGAAGCCGTACAGATGATCAAGCGTAAAGAGTTCGGTATGATGGCCTGCTTGAGGACGCCTCATATCAAGACTGTTCCTCTCAAAGAAGCCGCTGTAACAG
The genomic region above belongs to Nitrospinota bacterium and contains:
- a CDS encoding 6-phosphofructokinase is translated as MKIGVLTGGGDCPGLNAVIRGIIRSATHLYNWEIKGFLNGYKGLIENKFIDLTLQADAGLIQRGGTIIGTSNRDNPFSYRERVSGQNIIHDVSDRVVKNYAKNELDALVVIGGDGTLSTALKLSEMGINIVGVPKTIDNDLSATDYTFGFDTAVNIVTDAIDRLKTTAESHDRVMVVEVMGRDTGWIALYSGLAGGANIILIPEIPYDIDKVCKKIYERKSQGKNFSIVVVAEGAKPLGGEVTVKRHVDDPTISIRLGGVGNVIGDDIEERTNIETRVTALGHIQRGGKPSAFDRVLCSRLGVEAVQMIKRKEFGMMACLRTPHIKTVPLKEAAVT